TCAGCTGGGGCCCAGCAAGTGCCAGCCGCTCGCGCTCTAATGGGTTCAGGCCTGGATGGAAGGAGGCAAAAGGGTGAGGGCCGGCCATGGGGGGCAACGTGATGGCCCCATGCCGGGCAAAGTGCTCCATGGGGTTTGTGGAAGGGTGGAGTGTGTCCATCTCTGGAGGCTTAACCTCAAAACCGggtttcattctttctctcagCTCCCTCTCACGAATCTCCCTCTCACGCATCTCCCGCTCTCGCAGCTCGCGCTCCCGTATTGCCGGGTCAGCATTGTACAGGCCGGGCATATGATAGGCCAGCAGCGGGTCTGCAGGATTGAGGGACACAAAGAAGGGGTGGTTTCGATTGGTGGGGGACATGACATGGGGCCGGGCGTACTCGCTGAGGGTGCGCAGGGCAGGGGTGTCGGGCCCGATGTATGGAGGCACAGCTGCAATCGTGGTGGGAGGGCCGTCAAAGGGTGGACGCATGTGAGCGGGACCGGCCATCTGAGGTTCGCCCATTCTGCTCTCGTGAGAGGAACTGGAGGCtttctggggggggggggggagaaataCCACATTTAGTAcgatttaaaagaaaacatttattaactgcaaaacaaaagggaggcaaaagaagacaaaacactCACCGCAGCTCGCTCTGCTTCCTTTTCTCGTTCCCGCTCTCGTTCTCGctctttttccctctccctctctctctccttctcttccctcactttctgttctgcttctctcttGGCTTTCTCCACAGCTTCTTCTCGTTTCTTGGCCAGCTTAGACGAAGCCAGAGGCGTGAAGTAGAAATCTGTCCTAGCACATGAGTTGTAACCCCGGTCCAGGTGCTTGTAGAACCTGTGGTCACGGTAGAGAAGAAAAACCATAACACATTTAGTTAACATATTCCACATTTACACAGAAAAGCTGAATGTTTAATTCATTAATGAACACTTGTTACAGACAGTATGGAATAGAGCCATGATATTCCTTCTTGATATTTCATGTTGAATGGCAAGATAATGTCCCATTAGATGAAAGATGGCTTGTATTAGCTTACACTACTCTATTATTCAAAAGGAAACAAACTCCCTTGGCACTAATTTTTGCTGCTGTGCGTATGAGTATGTATTAAAATCCTCATTGCTATTCATTGGCAGTCTGAGAGCCACTTAAGCACAAGGCAACTACACATACTCATATTCAGATGCCTCAGTTCACTCGCATCTCACTGTAATTAATCTCCCTGCTCTCCATCCACGATAATTCCTAGCCATCAGCCAGTCAGAGCTCAAGGCTAATTGTGGCCTTGGATGCCAGTTTTGCTGAGGACATTTGATTTGTTGCGTACATGAAAGCCTTAAAACCTGAAAGCAGAGACTCTTTGTTGTTGAATGTGTTTGAGAGCTGATCAGCATCCCAACACAAGACAGTAAGCAGCTCAATATACTACTGATAACAGCTTGTGCAGGTCTATGCTTATATATGATTTTGTCTTTTACAGATAGTTTTTGGGTAGAAATCATTGTTAGTAGACATACCGTGCTGACTGGCTGGCATGGCTGGGCGTGTTGACGACAGTAGGCTCGGGGGAGGGACTTCTCTGTGGAGGTGGGGGGCTCTCTGGCTCTTCTGTCTCGTCCAGAGGCTCCTCTTTGATGTGGACAGGCGGGAGCACCGGGCCCGGGCCGGCACACGTGACTGAGGCAGGGAGTGGcatggagatggaggaggatggAGCGGAGGAAGATGGAGGCTGTAAGCCTGGCATAGAGTTTGATGAAGATGGGGGAGGGCCAGTTGGAGGTAGAACTGTGTTGAAAGGATGAGATGAGAAAGGTGGCTGTGGTGGCCCGTTGGGGTGTGATGCTGCTGCCGAGGGTGGCAgaggtggagctggaggaggctgGTGGCTGGCTGATGTTGGGAGGCTTTGGGACTGGGTGAGAACTGGAGGCTGGGCTGGGGGAGGCTGAAGCTGCTGCCCTTGAGGCATGAGCTGGAGGGGAGGTGGGTGCGCTGATGGAGGATGGTGGTTTGATAAAGAGCTGAGGGGcttgagggcaggaggtggaggCAGGTTTGAAGGCATCTGAGGGAATGGAGGTGCTGACACGTGGGGTGGGTGTTTGTGGGACTGTGGGTTCGGTATCTGAGGGATAGGTGTGGTTGGTGGGGGCTTGATGTGAGGCATGGACATCGGGGCTGGGGGCAGGGGCTGCTCTCTGGGAGGCTGGCCTCCACTCTGAGAAGATGACTGAGACTGAGAAGGAGGCGTATGTGGCCtctgctgtgattggccagAGATTGGCGGTGGCGGGACCTGAGACTGACCCACAGGGAAGCCCTGAGGGGGCATGGAGTGAGGATGAGGCATGTGTGAGGGGCCCGGCTGCAGTGGATGTGGCATGGGAGGCATGGGCCCGTGATGTGAGCTGGGTAATGACTGAGGTGGGACTGGAGGACCAGGAGGTGGTGCCTGAGTCAGAGgtgaatgaggagagggaagCCTTTGAGGGTGGAGGGCTGCTCCTGACTGGATAAGAGCCATCGGGCTTGCCTGGGGCAGAGGCTGGGGAGGTAGAGAGGTGGAGGCCGCTGTGGGGGAGACCTGTGGGGGCAGTGAGGGGGCTGAGGTTGTAGGCGGAGGAGGTGCTGAGGAGGCGGCTGAGGTGCCTGGCTGACACTGGATGACTGGAGGGTGCTggctctgcagcagctgctgctgctgggcagAGGAGTCTGAGTCGCTCTCATTGTCACGGGGGCTGGGGATGCTTGGGGAGGAGCTCCGGTTGTCCTGGTCAATGTCTTTAGGATCGCTACTGAGCTCCTCGTTGATGCTGCGCCCATCAGAGCTCTcgccctctccctccccttcgCCCTCGCATTCTGAGGGCGAGTCTGGCCGACTCAGCTCCTGAgggacagaaaagagagaagcatGAGCATGATAAACACCAAGTCTATGCATTCCATTGTAACACATACGGATAAGCAAAACAAAGACCACAGACTCACTTGTGTCTTGGACTTTTTGGCGCTGGCCCTCTCGGGCTCTTCTGTGTCTGAAGCTCCTTTCTCTCGCTGCCGTTTGGCACTCTTCATAGGTGAAGGAGCCTCCTCTTTAATCTTCTGTAGAGCCAAAGTAGCAGACCCATTAGTTTACATTTCACAGAGATACGTGTGtagaaaaacaactttcaagAAGTTAAAGCTGTATTTACCTTGCTGGGCTTCTTCATGGAGTCCGTCTTGCTGTCAGTGCTGTCAGTACTTGCCGCACTGGGTGAGGTACGTCCGCTGGAGCGCAAATCCTCGTTGGTAGGCGAGGCTCGGCCATCGGGACTGGCTGTCTGCTTCTTACGACCACTACGTAGCGTCGACATCTGTTAACAGCAAACGTCAATATGAATCACGACCAATATCAGGGCTTCATATTATTGGGATAGAGGAAATTCTGAATCTAACTTCTTCAAATACTTTTATAATACGAAATGTATAAAACAATGCATGTGAAAGCTGGCACTGTGCTACTTGTCTAGAGATGATAAGCTTATCGCATTTGTAGTCTGGCTCTGCATTGCTCCAGGGATATCTCTGAGGCTATGGTTCCTGAAGGTGAAAATAGAGGGATAGATAGGGAGACGAGTGTGTACACACCGAGCCTCGGTTCCGTCGGGTCCTCATGCTATGCTTCCCGCTGAgtccatcctcttcctctttgacAGGTTTGAACATAAATGGCGGTGGGTCCACAGGCTTCTCAATGGGGGGCAGCTCACCGTACTTCTTGAAGTGAATGCGGCAGTCTGTGCACAGCAAGATGTTCTCGCGGCCCCCGTGGTGCCAGTCCTTGGAGGCTGAGGAAAGCCATTTACAGTTGTGAAATAACACACTTTCACAGGTAGTATGAagtacaaacacagaaatgataTCACAACTACAGCAATACTGCAGAATATCGAAAACGTCCTTAACTAACTTTGTAGGTCAATATCTAATGGGGATAAATGTTATTCTTTCATGCAGGAGCTGAATCAAAGATAGCATGTCACTCTGTCCTCCTCTACATTCTGTATTAAATTCTCAGTAATGCAGTAATAAGGTCTGTATGGGTTAACACTAAAAGCCAAAGTTATTAGCCACCCTTGTTGTGATGGTGGTAATGTAAGTGTGATCAGATGGTAGGCTGGCACTGGGAGCCAGCTGGgggggaaagaggggaaggatAATGAGGTGGAGAGAGTGAACGAGCTGTGGGCTCATGTCTGATTTGATCAAATTAGTCCTGACATCCTCTGATGCCCATCTGTCACACAACGCTGTGTTGTGCGGGCTCACACTGATCCCAATCAGGACAGGAATAGCCAAGCAAGTCCATATGACGAGAATGAGTGTCTGTATATGAAACACAGCATCTTACTGGTAGTGAAACAGTGGCGGCAAGCGTAGCCCTTCAACTCCTGTTCGCTGTCTTCACTGTCAAAGTCATCTTCACTGGCTGAGCTGAGGTCCActggaagagaggaagaaaaaaaaaaaaaacacttcacatcATCGCTCTAACACCAGAATATATCAGgttccctctttcctctctgacTGCCTTTGAAGGGGTCAAATATACGTACAGAACTCGCTGGAGGGGGGACGTGAGGGAGTGTTGACAGGAGTCGAAGCAGTTCGTGTCTTGATGCGGCGGAAGACGGGTTGGCGGCGGTGTCTGCGGTGGGCTCGACAACTGGCTGCCTCGGGGGTCTTCTTCCAATAGTAGTAGAAGGTAATTAACTCTCCCTGaaaggaaacacaaaatgaatgctgttaaaacaagcaaatataTCAAAAGAATACAAACAATCCATTTGCAATGAGGAGGCGGCGTCATTATCGACTGCAGAGAGGTGACTGAATTAAAAGGAATTAAGGTTTATTTGCAAAAGTTATTGAAAAATTAGGAAAATggtcagagtgaaatatctgcagttaggctgaataaaatacattagCAGTGAGCACAGTATTTCACAGTGAAAGGCCATGGAGTGGGTCACTCCATGCCAGGATTTGTAGCTGGCTGGGCATGTTTGTGCTGCGGCCCTGTCTGTCCCAGGATTAGGCGAGGAGGCTGACTGAATGCAGGGATATTAGGATCAGTGCATTGGTGGCTGCCTGGGTGGCAGGAGCTTGAATGGGAACAAAAGAACATGTCAGGCAGAGCTTTGGCGCTACAAATAGGGAGTGAAATGGCTCCTCGCCCCTTCACTGGAAGAGTCAATTGAACTTTAATCAAACATTCGGAGGGGCGTGCTTGCCAGCGACGAGGCGGATAAATCCAGTGTACAAAAGGCCGCCAGGAAATCAATACCCAACTGAAACATTAACACATGCAATCATGGATCAGAAAGCACTTTGCTGAGGCAGCCTGTGCATATTAACTGCAGCTTTCCGGCCACACTCATAATACACAAGCCTTGAAAATTGGCGACAGGAGTCAGGGACAATTATGTAGTTTCCTGTGGAGCTTTGCCTTTTCTCCCTCGCCATGAACACTCACTTGTTAGTGGTCCTCCACCAGCTCTATAAGAAATTCATGAAGGTGTGGTGTGATTGTTGGGTGAGCAGTAAGTCACCTGTAATCTTTAAAGCCCAGAGGGCACCCATCTACTGTCTAAGGTCTGTTAAACTGCTGTTCAACAAAGCTCCCAGAGTTTAATGGctattgattgttttctttctccactTCAGCTGAGAAACTTGACAATTAGTCAGCGCATTGCTCTCTAAAATGCATTAACAGCTTTTCAGCAACAGCTtagcatttttttaatcaaaacgtaccaaaacaaacaatggcaGGAAGTGATTTGATGAAAATAGCGGACATTTTTAAACGGCTATAAAAAGCTTCTCACTCAACTCTATTTCAGCCTCAAGAGAAAAATAACATCTTAGCAAAGCTGGCCATTTCAAAGTATAATAGACTGGTATTAATCAAAACATAAAGGtaactgcagctttaatttcttatttcttatCTTATGAAATGCAAGACTACTTGAGGCTAGTTGATTTCTTGTTGTTTGCTGTGAGAAAACGCAGGTCAGGGATAGGGCAGCGGTTGCTCCTTATCGCTTCAAGAAGTTGTGAGAGTATTTGGCATAAAATAACTTTCTCAATCGCTGCTTTGATTGGCAGAAAACGCTCGACTCAGTGGGCTTAGGCTAGTTTAATAAGATCTCCCTTCATGTGGCTCTTAGGGGAAATTCATGTCTACCAATGCCTGTAGGACTCCATCTTATCAGGCAAAGCAGTGCTGGGAACACTTACTGAGAGTGTCTGAGCTCAATGAAACCTTCTCACATTTCAGGGTAAATTAAGGTGCTGTGCTGTGTTATGGCAAAGCCATTGCTGCAGCGTAAAACTGTCCCAAGCTCCAGAGCTTGGGCTAACTTTTTCAGACCTCAATAGTTTTGCAGATGAGCACATCTGGAGTAGTGGAATGGATTCCACGTGCTGGAGCTCAGCAAGGACAAATCAGTAAGactctttaaaatacaaaaaacagttgGGCAAAGAAGGAAAGATTTCACTTTTACTTATGGACCATTTACAATCCTTTAAATAACCCTGAAaaccttttttctgtctctgctcatGACAAGAACAGAGCAGCCAATGAtttttatatcatcatatcagTTAAAAGCTCTGGCATGTTGccatgtgtttgtatgtctaCTTCAGGTAACTGAACTTTCTAGTCTTTTCCTGTGCGCCTCCCTCTTCAGTCTGGCCAGCCAGTTGGGAAGGCGAGGGCGCAGGTGCTGACTGAGGGAAGGCAGGCGTCCTGATGTGAAATCTAATTGAAATGTGCAGATCAAAAGTGTCGAGTGGTGCCGAGCGCTGGCTTTGCTCTGTGCTTAATGACTGTTCTCAGCAGTGCCTCTCTGCCTCCTCGCTGCAGGCTGACAACTACACGGCTTCAACAACAGCTTGGCAGACACAGGGAAAGGTCACCCTGCctctccatcacttacactgtgtCAAGTACCATTGCATTAGGCAGGGGCTAATGAAAACATTAACTTGGGCTTTTGAACGGGAATTAACAGGTGCACTGATGAGCTGGTGCAGCTGCAACAAAAGAAGAGCAAATTTAGAGTAAATTTATTAAGTTGAGAAGTTATTTCTGATAAAgactacaagaaaaaaaagtgctatGAGCCtccatgaaaaataaatactgtaaaacacaaaatccTTTTTGTAATGTTTGGTAAAGATTATGCCTTTACAAACACCATTTTTGAATAGTCATGTTGACAAAAGGAAAGATAGATGTCTGTAAGACTTTCAAAGAGGAGAAGAGTTATATATGATGTCTGTGAGAGCAGTGAAGTCGTAGATGAACATGGCATTCCTGTGGTTGAGAGGCGCTTCGTGCTCTGAATTAGCATCAAAGGGAGACTGACAGATTACCTTTCCTGACCCGCCTGCACGTCAAATTTGGTTCCTCTGAAGCCGCATACGTCCGATCTCTCGCACTGACTGTGTACTTTTCTCTATCAAAGTCACTTTGTCATGCTGCCATATACCCACGGCATCGCTTCAACTTCCATtaccttctgtttcttctccacGACTGGATGTTTAGCCAGAAAAATTTGCGTGCACTCATTGAGGCTTCTGAGTAAAGTTGCCATTTCTTCATAAAATGAAGACGCCAGCATTACGGAAATAATTTGCAAAAAACCTGCATCTAAGACAGTTCGCTGGGATATGGGTacttaaaaaaatggaaatacttgaAATAGAATTCTAGATTGGCCCTGGCCTCCGCACCATAATTTTCCCCAGTCCACTAAATCACTGCAGAGCGGTACAGAGTGTGCTGCCGCTCCGCAGAACATGAGATAGTGACAACATAAGCTCGGTATTATGAGGCCTTTTAGAATGCTTCCATCTGCAGGAGCTTTCTGGCCGGTGGATTATCCGACAAGGAAAGGGCTTACCCTCCTATCACGACACTAGGGACTTCCATTTCAGTTATTGCCACTTAAAATGGTCTTCtacatacaaatatatgtgTGAAATGGATGTGGAGCTCAAGATTATGTACAACAACGTTTCCTTTACATTGAACCATGGCTAAGAAGTGAAATTACACTTCTGTGGTGATGCATTTTTGACAGTAAATATATTGTAATTGACATGACTAAGTAAAATAATTTGTATTAAGTTAAGTATTTGGGGTATTTATATCAATTCAttcaaataacattttatttgcaATTTTATCTTGGTGTTCTTTGAGGTCAAGTACAGTTAACACATTTCCtaaaactttgttttaaagTATAAGACAACAAGTGCTAAAAGTGCACGGTCAATCTCTGAATACTagaaaataaagtatttaatTTCCACAACATAATTTCTGATTTGGTCATGGTGTTAAATAGTTTAATTCCATCTCATGTTCCTGTTTGCAAGTATTAGATTCGATGAGGTTTACCATGAAGCCACAGTACACTACAGTATAACTGCCGTCTGAGAGTGCAGGTTGAGGCTGAGTGGGAGTACAGGATCCTCCACTGGGCTCGGTGGTCCTGTGTGCGCGGGCAGGGCTGAGGGCGAGGGCTAAACTCATGTATTTACACCCTCATCCCCTCTCAGGCCCAGGCCTGAACAGatggtttctgtttttcctgGCAGATTTGTGACAGAGCCACAAAAGGCCCCTGCTTTGACATGAAGCCAAACGGTTAAGGCCGTTACTGGCAAGAGcaggggaaggaggagagaacaGGGGAGAGCTGAGGAGGGGGAGGGCCAAGTGTGGAGGAGAGCTGAGAGGGAGGAATAAAGAGCCAGCAGAGGATAACAATGGACAATCAGTGTTGAATCCAACCACAGCccttcctaaaaaaaaaaaaaaaaaaaaaaaaaaaatctcttggTAAATAAAAATCTCTGCTAAAAACTTAAGGCAGTTTAGCCACAGCTGAGAGCGCAGAGAGCAAGTGATTTCTGGGTTCTGGTGGCTGATAGTGAGCTGTGTAAACATCCATTAGTGCAGCCTGAACCTGTGCTCCTCCTGTTTCTACCACAATCTGCAGCCGGAGGAGGGAGGATTGCTTCCTGATTCATTTAGGTGAGGTGAAGGGGGACGTATTTCTCTGAGCTAAATCAAACCAGGGTTTAATTATGTATGTGCTTGACCCCTGGACTTCATATTCTTCATTGCCTGTGACAGGTTGTACAGTATATCCTATCATACTCACGCTGACTCTTAACTGTATGGAGTAACTTTTGTAAAAGCTTATGTGGTTAACAGCAGGTCAGATGTGTATCTGTGGTGCCTACAGGGCCATTTAATATGTTCTGAGGTTACTATGTTCTAATATTTCAGTTCCCAAGGCATTTGTCAACTAACATGTAGATAAGTTAAGTTTGCTGCTAGGAGCTGATTTTGGATTAATAAAAGAATTCCTAATAAATTAACATACTAcaataatatatgaaaatatgcCTGCAATCGACAACCTGCCAAGTGGATCCaagttaaaataaattttaaatttttaaatattatggcGGTGTTCTCTTAAGACTGAGTtttataaaattgttttaaGGTCTAAAGCTTTTTCTCCTTACTTCTGAAAAGTGGTAGtttgacataaaaatgaatttagCTTTTTAATTAATCTTGTATTGGAGAAGCTACACAATTCAACCTTGTGaagtttttgttaaataaaatccAGAGGTCAAATATTCAAGGTATCAGCCACATGTACCGCATGTAGTTGATTCCAAAATAGACCTACAGCATTGATGCCTCGAAGCCCATCGGCAGACGACAGCATCTGAATAGTCAAAGGACCTTGGCTGGTGGAGCAGGGTGCATGTGAAAGGCGGTTAAATAGACAGCCGTTCCCTGCTGCGCAGAGCCTTTCTGCCGGAGAATGACTGAATAAGCTCTGCTTTCACAGGTCAGGGATGCACATGCTGAAGAATCAGcacttgtgtttttcctgctgtaagCGCTTTTGCCAGTGAAAGCAGATAGGATGGCAACAGTGCCTTTTTGCTGGAGGGTCGATCCTGCGTGTTCTGCTGATAAGCTAGTCCCCCCCAAAAACCACAACATGAAGCCTACCAAAGAACTCAATTACACAGGGAGCTCTGGCTCTCTGTGCTCCATCTATTAGGCTGAAAGAAAGATTTTGCCTACACTCAGCCCCGCTAAATTGCCTGTGGTCTGCTAAAAGAACATCAATACATACTGGTTGAGCTTCCATCACCCGACAGCGATTCCACTGCCTAAACAAGTTATATCATTTACCAAACACGGTAGCTGTTCtgtcacacactgacagctgctgcCAACTGGACCAGGCCTCCGTAGTTTGTAGCTGGTTTAATTAGTGTTTCAACCAAAGTATTTATAATCACTCATCCCCAAGGTTCTGGCTGCTGAGCTAAGGACATGGCAATGAATTCAATTTGACGTTTGTACAGATTGTACCGGGGCAAACATCTGCTGTGAGGTTGTGTTGAGAACACTGTTCTCCTGTTGTAAATGACAGGGCCTGGGGGGGCAGAGTGCTCTCTTTTCTCCGAGAGAACGAGGATGCTGTGAGAACGGCTCAGAATATCACCTCCTGGTTGATCTGAGTGCCGGCAAAAACAAGACGTACCGCTCATGTCACCTATGCCCTCATGTTCTGAAGATTATGACATGCTCTGCACTGTAAATGTCACCTGCCACGATCACATGACAACAATGGACACAAAAATATTAGAGGCTGTTCAGGCAAGACGGAAGTATAACTGAGTCTGTAATATCAACAAACTCACTGACTTCagtattaaattatatttttcaaattatcGCTGCTACCTGCACAGCTATTTGCCATCTGAGGACACTTGTTTGACTTGTAGCTTCACCTGTGTTAGCTTTTCTAACAGAGTGCCACTGCacctttctgtctttttcaccTTCATGCCAAAATAAAGGAGGACACAGCAGCATAAAAACGCCTCAACGAATCAGTTTAACATTTTACTCTTGTTTTTGCTGTCCAGTAAGTTTACACGCCTTGTAGCTCATGTTTTGCTGTGCTGACTGTGttactaaaatataaataaacttgcttttaaattttttatatctacattttCTCCACGATTTGTTCCAAAGTAACACTAAAATCCAGTTAGTCAGCTATGTCACTGATAATGTTAGTTCTGTGCCAATATATGtacttaaatatttaaaagtggAGCAAAGCAGAGCAGTCaccagaaaataaacaacaggaagcagaaatgGAGCCTTAAGGAGGGA
This window of the Thunnus albacares chromosome 5, fThuAlb1.1, whole genome shotgun sequence genome carries:
- the rerea gene encoding arginine-glutamic acid dipeptide repeats protein isoform X1, which produces MTADKEKEREKERDRDRDRDRDKREAGKSRRQDGDRGESESSRPRRSCTLEGGAKNYAESEHSEDEDNDNGSTGGGSGTAEEAGKKGKKKTPKKKSRYERTENGEITSFITEDDVVYRPGDCVYIESRRPNTPYFICSIQDFKLSKRDHLLMNVKWYYRQSEVPDSVYQHLVQDRNNENDSGRELVITDPVVRSRELFISDYVDTYHAAALRGKCNISHFSDIFAAREFKARIDSFFYILGYNPETRRLNSTQGEIRVGPSHQAKLPELQPFPSPGGQAVTENEELVWMPGVNDCDLLMYLRAARSMAAFAGMCDGGSTEDGCLAASRDDTTLNALNTLHESSYDAGKALQRLVKKPVPKLIEKCWSEDEVKRFIKGLRQFGKNFFRIRKELLPNKETGELITFYYYWKKTPEAASCRAHRRHRRQPVFRRIKTRTASTPVNTPSRPPSSEFLDLSSASEDDFDSEDSEQELKGYACRHCFTTTSKDWHHGGRENILLCTDCRIHFKKYGELPPIEKPVDPPPFMFKPVKEEEDGLSGKHSMRTRRNRGSMSTLRSGRKKQTASPDGRASPTNEDLRSSGRTSPSAASTDSTDSKTDSMKKPSKKIKEEAPSPMKSAKRQREKGASDTEEPERASAKKSKTQELSRPDSPSECEGEGEGEGESSDGRSINEELSSDPKDIDQDNRSSSPSIPSPRDNESDSDSSAQQQQLLQSQHPPVIQCQPGTSAASSAPPPPTTSAPSLPPQVSPTAASTSLPPQPLPQASPMALIQSGAALHPQRLPSPHSPLTQAPPPGPPVPPQSLPSSHHGPMPPMPHPLQPGPSHMPHPHSMPPQGFPVGQSQVPPPPISGQSQQRPHTPPSQSQSSSQSGGQPPREQPLPPAPMSMPHIKPPPTTPIPQIPNPQSHKHPPHVSAPPFPQMPSNLPPPPALKPLSSLSNHHPPSAHPPPLQLMPQGQQLQPPPAQPPVLTQSQSLPTSASHQPPPAPPLPPSAAASHPNGPPQPPFSSHPFNTVLPPTGPPPSSSNSMPGLQPPSSSAPSSSISMPLPASVTCAGPGPVLPPVHIKEEPLDETEEPESPPPPQRSPSPEPTVVNTPSHASQSARFYKHLDRGYNSCARTDFYFTPLASSKLAKKREEAVEKAKREAEQKVREEKEREREREKEREREREREKEAERAAKASSSSHESRMGEPQMAGPAHMRPPFDGPPTTIAAVPPYIGPDTPALRTLSEYARPHVMSPTNRNHPFFVSLNPADPLLAYHMPGLYNADPAIRERELREREMREREIRERELRERMKPGFEVKPPEMDTLHPSTNPMEHFARHGAITLPPMAGPHPFASFHPGLNPLERERLALAGPQLRPEMSYPERLAAERLHAERMATVANDPIARLQMFNVTPHHHQHSHIHSHLHLHQQDPLHQGGGECLVCPPGSGAHPLAVDPLAAGPHLARFPYPPGAIPNPLLGQPPHEHEMLRHPVFGTPYPRDLPGGLPPPMSAAHQLQAMHAQSAELQRLAMEQQWLHGHHHVHGGPLPGQEDYYSRLKKESDKQL
- the rerea gene encoding arginine-glutamic acid dipeptide repeats protein isoform X4 translates to MSEMDDLFSPRRRLNSTQGEIRVGPSHQAKLPELQPFPSPGGQAVTENEELVWMPGVNDCDLLMYLRAARSMAAFAGMCDGGSTEDGCLAASRDDTTLNALNTLHESSYDAGKALQRLVKKPVPKLIEKCWSEDEVKRFIKGLRQFGKNFFRIRKELLPNKETGELITFYYYWKKTPEAASCRAHRRHRRQPVFRRIKTRTASTPVNTPSRPPSSEFLDLSSASEDDFDSEDSEQELKGYACRHCFTTTSKDWHHGGRENILLCTDCRIHFKKYGELPPIEKPVDPPPFMFKPVKEEEDGLSGKHSMRTRRNRGSMSTLRSGRKKQTASPDGRASPTNEDLRSSGRTSPSAASTDSTDSKTDSMKKPSKKIKEEAPSPMKSAKRQREKGASDTEEPERASAKKSKTQELSRPDSPSECEGEGEGEGESSDGRSINEELSSDPKDIDQDNRSSSPSIPSPRDNESDSDSSAQQQQLLQSQHPPVIQCQPGTSAASSAPPPPTTSAPSLPPQVSPTAASTSLPPQPLPQASPMALIQSGAALHPQRLPSPHSPLTQAPPPGPPVPPQSLPSSHHGPMPPMPHPLQPGPSHMPHPHSMPPQGFPVGQSQVPPPPISGQSQQRPHTPPSQSQSSSQSGGQPPREQPLPPAPMSMPHIKPPPTTPIPQIPNPQSHKHPPHVSAPPFPQMPSNLPPPPALKPLSSLSNHHPPSAHPPPLQLMPQGQQLQPPPAQPPVLTQSQSLPTSASHQPPPAPPLPPSAAASHPNGPPQPPFSSHPFNTVLPPTGPPPSSSNSMPGLQPPSSSAPSSSISMPLPASVTCAGPGPVLPPVHIKEEPLDETEEPESPPPPQRSPSPEPTVVNTPSHASQSARFYKHLDRGYNSCARTDFYFTPLASSKLAKKREEAVEKAKREAEQKVREEKEREREREKEREREREREKEAERAAKASSSSHESRMGEPQMAGPAHMRPPFDGPPTTIAAVPPYIGPDTPALRTLSEYARPHVMSPTNRNHPFFVSLNPADPLLAYHMPGLYNADPAIRERELREREMREREIRERELRERMKPGFEVKPPEMDTLHPSTNPMEHFARHGAITLPPMAGPHPFASFHPGLNPLERERLALAGPQLRPEMSYPERLAAERLHAERMATVANDPIARLQMFNVTPHHHQHSHIHSHLHLHQQDPLHQGSGAHPLAVDPLAAGPHLARFPYPPGAIPNPLLGQPPHEHEMLRHPVFGTPYPRDLPGGLPPPMSAAHQLQAMHAQSAELQRLAMEQQWLHGHHHVHGGPLPGQEDYYSRLKKESDKQL
- the rerea gene encoding arginine-glutamic acid dipeptide repeats protein isoform X3, producing MSEMDDLFSPRRRLNSTQGEIRVGPSHQAKLPELQPFPSPGGQAVTENEELVWMPGVNDCDLLMYLRAARSMAAFAGMCDGGSTEDGCLAASRDDTTLNALNTLHESSYDAGKALQRLVKKPVPKLIEKCWSEDEVKRFIKGLRQFGKNFFRIRKELLPNKETGELITFYYYWKKTPEAASCRAHRRHRRQPVFRRIKTRTASTPVNTPSRPPSSEFLDLSSASEDDFDSEDSEQELKGYACRHCFTTTSKDWHHGGRENILLCTDCRIHFKKYGELPPIEKPVDPPPFMFKPVKEEEDGLSGKHSMRTRRNRGSMSTLRSGRKKQTASPDGRASPTNEDLRSSGRTSPSAASTDSTDSKTDSMKKPSKKIKEEAPSPMKSAKRQREKGASDTEEPERASAKKSKTQELSRPDSPSECEGEGEGEGESSDGRSINEELSSDPKDIDQDNRSSSPSIPSPRDNESDSDSSAQQQQLLQSQHPPVIQCQPGTSAASSAPPPPTTSAPSLPPQVSPTAASTSLPPQPLPQASPMALIQSGAALHPQRLPSPHSPLTQAPPPGPPVPPQSLPSSHHGPMPPMPHPLQPGPSHMPHPHSMPPQGFPVGQSQVPPPPISGQSQQRPHTPPSQSQSSSQSGGQPPREQPLPPAPMSMPHIKPPPTTPIPQIPNPQSHKHPPHVSAPPFPQMPSNLPPPPALKPLSSLSNHHPPSAHPPPLQLMPQGQQLQPPPAQPPVLTQSQSLPTSASHQPPPAPPLPPSAAASHPNGPPQPPFSSHPFNTVLPPTGPPPSSSNSMPGLQPPSSSAPSSSISMPLPASVTCAGPGPVLPPVHIKEEPLDETEEPESPPPPQRSPSPEPTVVNTPSHASQSARFYKHLDRGYNSCARTDFYFTPLASSKLAKKREEAVEKAKREAEQKVREEKEREREREKEREREREREKEAERAAKASSSSHESRMGEPQMAGPAHMRPPFDGPPTTIAAVPPYIGPDTPALRTLSEYARPHVMSPTNRNHPFFVSLNPADPLLAYHMPGLYNADPAIRERELREREMREREIRERELRERMKPGFEVKPPEMDTLHPSTNPMEHFARHGAITLPPMAGPHPFASFHPGLNPLERERLALAGPQLRPEMSYPERLAAERLHAERMATVANDPIARLQMFNVTPHHHQHSHIHSHLHLHQQDPLHQGGGECLVCPPGSGAHPLAVDPLAAGPHLARFPYPPGAIPNPLLGQPPHEHEMLRHPVFGTPYPRDLPGGLPPPMSAAHQLQAMHAQSAELQRLAMEQQWLHGHHHVHGGPLPGQEDYYSRLKKESDKQL